Within Caproicibacterium argilliputei, the genomic segment TGATGACCTGCAGGCCCGCAGCAAGGTCAGCAAATCTGTAATTGAGAACCTGCAGGCGGCAGGTTCCCTGAACGACTTACCGCAGAGCAGCCAAATGACGCTTTTTGGCTGATTCTTGCTTTCAGGAATTCATAGTTGACAATGGATATTTAACGTGGTATTATATTAACACGCTAAAGCGAAATCGAGGTAAGGGTTGGTTACTGCATGAAAAAAAACAACAGGATTACACCGGAAGGTACACGCGATCTGCTTTTTGAAGAATGCCTGGCACGCCGGGAAGTTGAACATCAGCTGACCGCTGCCTTTCGTATGCGCGGCTACAACGAAGTTATGACTTCCGGACTGGAATTTTACGATGTGTTTGACCCGGAATCCTCTGGAATTCCGCCGGAAGAAATGTACAAGCTGACCGACCGCCGCGGTCGCCTGTTGGTGATGCGCGCCGACTCGACCATGCCGATTGCACGTCTAGTCGCCACACGGCTGCAGAACCATCAGCTGCCGCTCCGCCTGTTTTACACACAACCCATTTACCGAAATTATCCCGGTCTGGCGGGTCGCCTGAACGAAAACGCACAGGCCGGCATTGAGCTGATGGGGGCAGCCGGCATCCGGACCGATTTAGAGGTGCTGACCACTGCAGTAGAAGCTTTAACCCCTTGTTCGCCGGATTTCCGTCTGGAACTGGGGCATGCAGGATTTTTCCGCGAACTGGCTAGGCAGCTTCCGATTACAGAAGAGCAGCGTGAAGCCATTCGCGGAGCCATCGAGGCCAAAAACTACGCAGCACTGGATACTTTGCTGGACGCGCTTCCGCAAACGGCCGCGGTCAGCGGTATGCGGCGCCTGCCAAGGCTGTTCGGCGGAGAAGAAATCTTTTCACAGGCAGCGACCGTCTGTCCAACGGAAAAAGCAAAGGCAACGCTTTCTTACCTGCATAAAGTGTACCATGCTGTGCAGGAACTCGGTCTGGGCGACCGTGTAATTGTGGACTTAGGCCTTGTGCAGCGCAATGATTACTACACGGATATTATTTTTACAGCATATACGGAAGGCTACGGAGATTCCATTTTAACAGGCGGGCGTTATGACAATCTGCTGTCACGCTTTAACTGCCCGATGCCGGCCATTGGTTTCGGTGTGAATGTGGATGCCCTAACACGCATAGCGCTCGCGAAGGGACATTTTCAGGCGCCTGCGGCGGCGCAGGTGCTGGTTTACAGCCAAAACGGTTATTCTATCAAAGCTCTGTCTCACGCACGCACGCTTGCTACGCAAGGGCTGCGCTGTGAAACCAGCGTCGCAGAAACACAAGCCGAAGCAGAGGCTTACGCCCGTACGCTCGGAATTCGCAGACTGGATATTGTTGGCGAAAAAATCACGGAGGTGCTTTTATGAGACCACTTCAGATTGCATTGACCAAAGGGCGGCTGGAGGACAGCACGATTTCTCTCTTTGAACGAATGGGAATCAATTGCGATGCAGTTCGGCAAAAAGGCCGCAAACTGATTTTGCCGATTGGAGACGGCTCTGTTGAAGTCGTGCTTGCTAAAGCCGCAGATGTGATTACCTATGTCAACCACGGTGTCTGCGACTTGGGCGTTGTTGGAAAAGACACGATTTTGGAAGCCGGTGGCAGCTTTTACGAACTGCTGGATCTGGGCTTTGGAAAGTGCCGCTTTGCGCTGGCAGGCCCGGTGGGACGTGATTTTTTTGCAGGGTATCATACCAAAACCATTGCCAGCAAGTACCCGAATGTTGCACGCAGCTATTTTGAGGGAAAGTCCATGAATGTGCGCATCATCAAAATCGAAGGCAGCGTGGAACTGGCGCCGCTGCTCGGTTTGTCAGATGCCATTGTGGATATTGTGGAAACCGGCACAACACTGAAGGAAAATGGGTTGGCGGTCATTGACAGTATTTGCCCGGTTTCCGCACGGCTGATTGCCAATTCCGCGAGTTTGAAACTTCAAAAGGCAAAAATAGAAAGCTTAGTCTCC encodes:
- the hisZ gene encoding ATP phosphoribosyltransferase regulatory subunit, which produces MKKNNRITPEGTRDLLFEECLARREVEHQLTAAFRMRGYNEVMTSGLEFYDVFDPESSGIPPEEMYKLTDRRGRLLVMRADSTMPIARLVATRLQNHQLPLRLFYTQPIYRNYPGLAGRLNENAQAGIELMGAAGIRTDLEVLTTAVEALTPCSPDFRLELGHAGFFRELARQLPITEEQREAIRGAIEAKNYAALDTLLDALPQTAAVSGMRRLPRLFGGEEIFSQAATVCPTEKAKATLSYLHKVYHAVQELGLGDRVIVDLGLVQRNDYYTDIIFTAYTEGYGDSILTGGRYDNLLSRFNCPMPAIGFGVNVDALTRIALAKGHFQAPAAAQVLVYSQNGYSIKALSHARTLATQGLRCETSVAETQAEAEAYARTLGIRRLDIVGEKITEVLL
- the hisG gene encoding ATP phosphoribosyltransferase; translated protein: MRPLQIALTKGRLEDSTISLFERMGINCDAVRQKGRKLILPIGDGSVEVVLAKAADVITYVNHGVCDLGVVGKDTILEAGGSFYELLDLGFGKCRFALAGPVGRDFFAGYHTKTIASKYPNVARSYFEGKSMNVRIIKIEGSVELAPLLGLSDAIVDIVETGTTLKENGLAVIDSICPVSARLIANSASLKLQKAKIESLVSRMERAKEEQA